The Maridesulfovibrio salexigens DSM 2638 region TCGTTTTCTCCACCGACTCGCTGGATGATGCGTTCCTGAATTACGTTAAGAAGTTTGACCTGAACCGATTGGCTGACAGTGCCGATTTCATCGAGAAAAATAGTGCCCTCGTGGGCCAGTTCAAATTTGCCCAGCTTGCGTCGGATAGCCCCGGTGAATGCTCCTTTCTCATGACCGAAGAGTTCGCTTTCCACGAGTGTGTCAGGGATTGCACCGCAGTGCACGCTGATAAAGGGCATATCTTTGCGGTTGCTGTGGGCATGGATAAGCTTGGCGATAAGGCTTTTACCGGTTCCTGTTTCACCTGTCAGCAGAACCGTAGTGCGTGTCCCTGCTACCTGTCTGATCTTAGCGAATACATCGCGCATGGATTTACTGCGAGTGTCCACGTATTCCAGTGAATCATCGTTCCAGAATTGTCCTCTGAGATAGTCCAGTTCAGATTGGAGTACATCCGATTCACGGACTTTCTCCATGACCAGACCCAGTTCTTCCTTTTCAATAGGGTGGGTCAGGTAATCAAAAGCACCGGCTTTTACTGCATCAACAGCTACTTTGGTCTGTTCCTCGCTGGCCATGACCACGATGGATGCTGACGGGTAATGTTTCCAAAGGTCATCAAGGGCCTTGGTCATGGATTTATTCTTTTTTTGCAGCGATTCCACATCTACAAAAAGGGTATCAACTTCCCGGTCATCTTCAGGGCTGGATGATTCTGTGGATGTTTCAGTCAGAATTTCTTCAATCTGGTCAATCAGACCCCCGATTTCTTCCGATCTTCTTCCATCGCGGGTAATCACAAGCATCTTTCTCATAGGCTACAACTCCTCATAGAGTATTTAAGGCTATGTTGAGTTGAGCACAATCAGAAAATTGCACAAATCTTAAAATGTTGTTGCTGGCTCTGGAAAAGATGCATGTCAGCTCTTCATTTGTCCCTCCCAGCTGATGAATCAGCCCTTATTCCATCA contains the following coding sequences:
- a CDS encoding sigma-54-dependent transcriptional regulator, producing the protein MRKMLVITRDGRRSEEIGGLIDQIEEILTETSTESSSPEDDREVDTLFVDVESLQKKNKSMTKALDDLWKHYPSASIVVMASEEQTKVAVDAVKAGAFDYLTHPIEKEELGLVMEKVRESDVLQSELDYLRGQFWNDDSLEYVDTRSKSMRDVFAKIRQVAGTRTTVLLTGETGTGKSLIAKLIHAHSNRKDMPFISVHCGAIPDTLVESELFGHEKGAFTGAIRRKLGKFELAHEGTIFLDEIGTVSQSVQVKLLNVIQERIIQRVGGENDLSVDVRIIAATNEDMGQLCEEGKFRRDLFYRLNVFPIRIPPLRERREDIPRLSEGFIRQFNGLLNTEIKGIHPQVLDTLLEYDWPGNVRELENVIERACILETGDILQPDSFPPDLLDTQGEVVTSPVKTSLPLKEARQITVDRFEKQYLSSLLEQCNGVIKTTAEKAGITTRQLSKLMNRHGLKRTDFKNRK